The following proteins are co-located in the Elusimicrobiota bacterium genome:
- the znuC gene encoding High-affinity zinc uptake system ATP-binding protein ZnuC, with amino-acid sequence MIAPLSGTVNHSSGLQRQLGYVPQRDQLDSIYPLTAADVVKMGATASLPWFAFPTKRINENVAQALTKVGMEAFSDHQFAHLSGGQRQRILIARALATNPVVLVLDEPTAGIDLLAEEQILNFLRSLNEKEQLTILMVSHHLDSLRAAINRVLIVNDDKVQVGSKDDLNHPDWLRELLLR; translated from the coding sequence TTGATCGCCCCGTTGTCAGGCACGGTGAACCACTCGAGTGGCCTTCAAAGACAACTTGGATACGTTCCGCAGCGCGATCAACTCGATTCCATTTATCCTCTGACGGCGGCGGACGTGGTGAAGATGGGGGCCACAGCCAGCCTCCCGTGGTTTGCGTTTCCGACCAAAAGAATTAATGAAAACGTCGCCCAGGCGCTCACAAAAGTCGGCATGGAGGCGTTTTCCGATCACCAATTTGCCCACCTTTCGGGTGGTCAAAGGCAGCGCATCTTAATCGCCCGCGCTCTGGCGACAAACCCCGTCGTTTTGGTTTTGGATGAACCCACGGCCGGAATTGATCTCCTCGCCGAGGAACAGATCCTTAATTTTCTCCGCTCGCTGAATGAAAAAGAGCAGCTCACGATTCTCATGGTGTCGCATCACCTCGATTCCTTGCGGGCCGCGATCAATCGGGTTTTGATTGTGAACGATGATAAAGTTCAGGTGGGCAGCAAAGACGATCTCAATCATCCCGACTGGCTGCGCGAACTTCTTTTGAGATGA
- the lolD_2 gene encoding Lipoprotein-releasing system ATP-binding protein LolD, whose translation MKPLQITNLKKSFVSPDGETHQIIDVPSFSLNEKEQIALEGGSGTGKTTFLNLIAGILRADEGSILVSGEEIADESEARRDHLRALNIGYVFQVFNLLQGLTALQNVELGMMFGKGVDPLRAKSLLKRVGLEKRMNHQPRQLSVGQQQRVAVARALANHPRIVLADEPTGNLDSHNAKEALGLIRQICQENGAALLVVSHDHSILSQFERVDKLEKINRAARP comes from the coding sequence ATGAAGCCATTGCAAATTACAAATCTTAAAAAGAGTTTTGTCTCACCGGATGGCGAGACGCATCAAATTATCGACGTGCCCTCTTTCTCGCTGAATGAGAAAGAGCAAATCGCGCTGGAAGGGGGAAGCGGCACCGGAAAGACCACTTTCTTGAATCTCATCGCCGGAATTCTTCGCGCCGACGAGGGCAGCATTCTTGTGTCGGGAGAAGAAATCGCCGACGAGAGCGAGGCCCGGCGCGATCATCTGCGCGCTTTGAACATCGGGTACGTTTTCCAAGTCTTTAATCTCCTGCAGGGATTGACCGCCCTTCAGAACGTGGAACTGGGCATGATGTTCGGGAAAGGCGTTGATCCGTTGCGGGCGAAGAGTCTGCTCAAACGGGTCGGCCTGGAAAAACGCATGAACCACCAGCCTCGCCAACTCTCCGTCGGCCAACAGCAGCGTGTGGCCGTGGCCCGGGCGCTGGCCAATCATCCGAGAATCGTCCTGGCCGATGAGCCCACCGGGAATCTCGATTCACACAACGCGAAAGAGGCGCTCGGTCTCATCCGTCAAATCTGCCAGGAAAACGGCGCGGCCCTTCTGGTCGTGAGCCACGACCATTCGATTCTTTCTCAGTTTGAGCGGGTCGATAAGCTGGAGAAGATCAATCGGGCGGCCCGACCATGA
- the nosF_2 gene encoding putative ABC transporter ATP-binding protein NosF, with amino-acid sequence MEVIKFENVTKIYERSHLGRVKKSTGLSRLTLAIRPGEVFGLLGLNGSGKTTAIKLLLGLLRPSSGRVDALGQIMPNMASLKKIGYLPEAAYVNKYLTGREAVRVYSKLARMPRAGREKAVDEILYKVGLSESADRPISGYSKGMMQRVSMAQALIHNPEILVMDEPVTGLDPLAIRELRQLIHWLKNQGKTVFLSSHNISEVEKVCDRIGILAAGQLVYLMEHKEWRNQEGKLESLFASTVKRTESIGPLRFVEPTDSEKEETWKA; translated from the coding sequence GTGGAAGTCATTAAGTTCGAAAATGTCACAAAAATATATGAGCGCTCCCACTTGGGCCGGGTCAAAAAGAGCACCGGTCTATCCCGACTGACGCTCGCAATCCGACCAGGGGAGGTGTTCGGACTTTTGGGATTGAACGGCTCCGGCAAGACGACCGCCATAAAGCTGTTGCTGGGGCTTCTTCGCCCATCCAGTGGGAGGGTGGATGCTTTGGGACAGATAATGCCCAACATGGCGTCGCTGAAGAAGATCGGATACCTACCGGAGGCGGCGTACGTGAACAAATACTTGACCGGGCGGGAAGCCGTTCGCGTTTACTCCAAATTGGCTCGGATGCCGAGGGCAGGCCGAGAAAAAGCGGTCGATGAGATTCTCTATAAAGTCGGCCTATCGGAAAGCGCGGACCGGCCCATCTCCGGTTATTCCAAAGGGATGATGCAACGGGTGAGCATGGCGCAAGCATTGATTCACAACCCTGAGATTTTGGTTATGGATGAACCGGTGACGGGTTTGGATCCGCTTGCCATACGCGAACTCCGGCAGCTGATCCATTGGTTGAAGAATCAAGGCAAGACCGTTTTCTTGTCGTCTCACAATATTTCTGAGGTGGAAAAAGTTTGCGATCGGATCGGGATCTTGGCGGCCGGCCAACTGGTTTACCTCATGGAGCACAAGGAATGGAGAAACCAGGAAGGGAAGCTGGAGAGTCTGTTCGCATCGACCGTTAAACGCACCGAGAGCATTGGTCCGCTGCGGTTCGTCGAGCCGACCGACTCGGAAAAGGAGGAAACATGGAAGGCATGA